The genomic DNA AGGAAGCGTCCGGCGGCACGCTGTTTCTCGACGAGATCGGCGAGCTGCCGCTGGAGCTGCAGCCGAAGCTGCTCGGCGTGCTCGAAAACCGCCAGATCCGGCGCGTCGGCGGCACCGGCGCGGTCGACGTCGACGTGCGCATCTGCGCCGCGACCAACCGCGACTTGCGCGCCGAGGTCAACGCGGGCCGGTTCCGGTCGGACCTCTACTATCGCCTCGCCGTCGTCCACTTCACGCTGCCGCCGCTCCGCCGCCGCCCCGAGGACGTACCCGCGCTCGCGCGGGCGATCCTGCAGGGCTTGGGTGCGCCGGACGATCGAGTCGACGCGCTGCTCGCGCCGGATCGCATCGCGCGCCTGCAGCGCGCGGCGTGGCCGGGCAATACCCGCGAGCTGAAAAACTACCTGGAGCGGTGCCTCGTGTTCGACGACATGGCGCCCGTCGCCGGGCCGGTCGACGCGGCTCCGCCGCCAGTCGACGCGTCCGTTCCGTTCGCCGATGCGCGACGCCGGGCGATCGACCAGTTCGAGCGCGCGTACGTCGAGGACCTGTTGCGCCGGCACGGCGGGCGGGTGACCGAGGCCGCTGTGGCGGCCGGCGTCGACCGCACCTATATCTATCGGTTGCTGCGCCGCCACCGGCTGGCCAAGCCCGGCGGCGCCGCGGACAGCACGTCCGGATCGGCCGCGCGATAGCCGGCGACCGCGGGCGAGGGCCAGCGCGTCCCGTCGAACAGCGGCCCGTCGTCGGGTTGCCCGCCGGCGGCGTAGGCCGGCCCGACGGCGACGGCGATCGCGAGGTCGGGCCACTGCGCCCCGACCGCGTCCGCGTGCGCGAGCGCGGCGGCGGGCGACACGCGCGCCGCGGGCGCCGCCGCGATGACCGACAGCCCGAACTGCGCGACCGGCGTGAGGCCCGCGGCGGCCAGCCGGTCGGCGGCGGACGCGATGGCGCCCGCTCGGTCCCGCGCAGATCCGACCGCGGGCGGTGCCGACACGTACACGGCGACGCAGTCGACCGGGCGGCGCGGCGCCGGGGAAGGCCCGGTCGCGACCTCGCGAAACGCATCCATGACCTCCGCGATCGACCCGGGGCGGTGTGCCGGGTTCTTGGCGAGGCAGCGCAGCACGACCGCATCGACGCCGTCGGGGACGGCGGCGAACGCGCTCGGCGGCGGCGGCGGCGCGTTCAGGTGCATCAGCTCGATTTCGTCGGGAGTCGGGGCGACGAAGGGGGGGCGACCGGCGACCATCTCGTAAAGCAGCACGCCGAATGCGTACACATCGGCGCGGGCGTCCACTGGCTCGCCGCGAATCTGTTCGGGCGCCATCGCCGTCGGCGTGCCGACGCGCGACGCGGTCGCCGTGCGCTCCGCGGGCCGGTCGTCCACGAGCTTGGCGATGCCGAAGTCGACGAGCGCGACCCGCGGCGGCTCGCCGTCGGCGACGAGCACGTTGGCCGGCTTGACGTCGCGGTGGACGATGCCGGCGGCGTGGGCCGCCGACAGCGCCCCGGCGACCGGCGCGGCGATGGCCGCGGCGCGCGCCGGCGGAAGCGGCCCTGCGGCGAGCAGTGCGCTCAGCGGGCGGCCGGGCCACCACTCGGTGGCCACGTAGGGACGGCCGTCGTGCAGCGAGCCGGTGTCGAGCAGCCGGGGGATGGCGGGATGCCGCAGGCGATCGACTGCGGCCGCCTCGGCGCGAAACCGGCGCAGCGCGCGGGTGGACGACACCAGCGCGGCGCGCAGCACCTTGACCGCCGCGTCGTCCTCACCGCCGCCGGCGGAGCGCGCGCGGTACACGTCGCCGAAACCGCCGCCGCCCGCTCGCTCGACGACCACCCAACGGCCGACGACTGCGCCGGCGCCGAGGATGTCGCCGTACAGGTCGACGGCATCGTCGGCGCGGCCGGTCATCGCGGCGACCGGCGGCGGGAGACGACGCGGCGGACCGGCAGCCGCGGGCGCACCGGGCGCCGGTCGCACAGCCACTGGCGGTCGCGCGGGACGGCGTCGCACGCGCCGTTGAGCACGGAGGTGACCGGCCACGGCCACACGTCGTGGTTGCGGTCGCGACAGTCCTGGAAGTCGCGGTCGCCGGCCACGGCCGGGCCGTCGCCCGTCGCGCACGCGCCCGGCTGCCAGCCGCGCGGCGCGCAGGGGCCGACGACCCGGGCCGCGCACAGTTCGGCGGCCGCGCCGATCGCGCACAGGCGATCGTGCAGGTACGCGTCGCCAAAGGTCCACCCCGGGTCGTAGCAGGCCCACATGTTTTCGTAGACGTAAATGGGCGCCGCACCGGATGTCGGTGCAACGGTCCACGTGCCCGTTCCGGTCGATGCGTCGAACGCGTAGGTCACGTCGGCGGTGCGACTCGCGCCGTCGAACAGGTTGCCGTAGAACGCGCCTTCGCGAACCGTGAACACCGCCGCTTCCGGCGCGGGAAACAGAGCGCCGATCGCCGCGGGCTCGGCCCATACGCCGTCTTCGGCCACGCGCGGGCCGACCAGCACGGCGAACGTGCCGGACGCCGGGCACGTGAACGCCGCCGACGGAAAGCCGGTGCCGCAGGTGCCGTCCGCTTCGGCGAGCATGTCGGCCGAGCCGTGATTGCAGCCCGCGAGGCCGGCGCAGATCCGCAGCACCGGCTCGCCGGCGGCGGCGCCGACCGGCGCGGCCGCGCACGCATCCGGCGGCGGGGCGCCCGCGCCGACGACGACGGCCGCCCCCGGCGTACAGCGGCCGATCCAACTCGCGTCGGCGCGCCAGCCGCAGTCGCGCGCCGCCCCGACCTCCGCGCCGCCGCACGGCTCGAAGCTGGCGATCGGCTCGCCGTCCCGCGTGGTCGGCTTCGCCGGCACCCGCGGGCCGAGCGGAATGCCGCCGCCGGACGGCAGCTCGGCGCGCGGCGAGTACATCACGCTCAGGCCGTGGGCGTTGTTGCTCGCCAGCAGGCAGCTCGACACGATGTGCTGGCAGGCCGTCGACGCGGGGCCGGTGTGCCACTCGGGACACAGGCCGAGCGCGCCGCGAAACTCGTAGTCGGCGTCGTCGTACGGGTCGGTCCACGCGAACGCCTGGTCGGGCGACAGCGCGCAGCGGGCGACGTAGGTCAGGAACATGCGCGCGTCCGGATCGTGCAGCCGATAGCCGAGATCGCCGACGGCGCCGGCCTCGTAGGTCGACGCCGCCAGCGGGTGCGAGACGACGGCGTCGATGGTGTCCGGCATCGCCATCAGGCCGTTGAGCATGATCTGGTTGAGCATGATCTGGTTGAGCATGATCTGCTCGCGCGCGTCGGTGCCGACTGGCGGCAGGTCGCCGTCGATCGCGCATCCGGTCAGCAGGGCCGACAGCGCCGCGCCGAGGGCGACCCCGGACCGCGTACACCGAGGAGGGAGTCGAAGCTGCTCGCGCACGAGGGCATCCTGCCAGCAATTTGCGTGCCGCGGGCAAGGCGCGGAAGGTCCGGGCGTTAGGTCCCCGTTCGAGGATCGCGTGTGGACGGCGAGTCGACATCGCCGGCCGCGGACGTGGACGGTGCGTCGACAGCCTGTGCGAGCGCGTCCAGCCGGTGTCGCCAGGCCGGCGACCGCGCCAGCCGCCGCCGGGCCTCGGCGCACCACGCGCGCGCCGACCGGGTGTCGCGGCGCGCCGCCGCGCACTCGGCGGCGACGACGGCGAACTCGATGGCGACATCGTCGTGGGGCAGGTCGGCCGCGGCGCGGTCCCACGCGGCGCGCCACGCGGCCTCGCCGGCGCCGGCGATCGCGAGTTCGACTTCGCTGCGCATGAGGCGGGCCGCCGCCGACCACGCCGCCGGCCGCGTGTGGCGCACGGCCCAACCCAACGCGCGCGTGGCGCGGTCGTGGTCCGCCTGCGCGACCGCGATGCGAGCGACGAGCAGCGCGTCGTCCGGCAGATCGCCGGCGCGGGCGAATCGCCGCTGCAGCTCCCACGATCGATCGGCGGCGCGGCGCGCGTCCTCGAAGCGCCCGGTCCACAGCCACAGCTCGGCGACGTTGTGCAGCGCGGCGCGCTCGACCTGGGGATGGCCGATCCGGCGCGCGATCGCGACGGCGGCCTCGAGGTCGACCGCCGCGGCGTCGATCGCGTCGAGCCGCAACCACAGCATCTGGCGGTTGACGCGCGCGGCGGCCTCGTGGAGCGCGTCGTCGGCGCGGCGCGCGTCGTCGAGGACGCGGTCGTACCGGCGGCGCGCCTCGTCCGTCTGGCCGCGGAACAACAGCGCGGGCGCGAGCAACAAGCCGGCTTCGATGCGCACGCGCACGTCGCCGCGGTCGACGGCCCGCGACAACAGCGCGATGGCATCGTCGATGCGGTCCGCGCGGTAGGCGCTGCGGCCGAGCGCGGCGTCGATCGCCGGCTGCACGGCGGCGCGCTCGGCCGGGGCGAGGCGGTCGGCGAGGCGCGCGGCGCGCCGGGCGGCGGCCGCCGACGCCGTCGCGTCCATCGCCCAGTCGAGCGCGGTGGCGAGCTCGAGGTCGAGCGCGAGCGCGGTGCGCGGGTCCGTCCGTTCGTCGACGGCGGCGCGCGCGGCGCGCAGGTCTGCGATGCCGTCGTCGCTGCGGTGCAGCCGGATCCGCGCGCGGCCGCGCGCCGCGAACGCGCTCGCGCGGCGCGGATCGCCGTCGGCCAAGCTGGCCAGCGCGCGCGTGTAGTGACGCTCCGCGGCCACGTCGTCGCGGCGTCGGTCCGCGGCGGCCGCCAGCTCGAGGCGAACGCGGGCGGCGCCGTCCCGGTCGCCCGCCGCCTCGCAGTGTTCGGCGCGGCGCTCGGCGTCGCCGTGCCCGGCATCGCGCGCGGCCCGGTGCATGGCGGCCGCCCACGCCGGCGCAACGCCCGCCGCGATCTGGTCGCGCAGCATCGGCGCGACAAACGCGTAGCCGTCGGGCGCCCGCGCGATGAGTCCGCGGACGGCGAGCCGTTCCAGCGCGGCGCGCGCGTCGACCCCGCCGTACGCCTCCGCGTCAAGTCGTTCGCACACGCGGTCGAGGTCGGCCGGAGACAGCGGTTCGCCGACCACGGCGCACAACTCCGCAAAACGGCGCACGCCGGCGGGAAGTCCCGCCAGTGCGCGGTCGGCGATGCGCCGAGCGATCGCGGTGGCACCGACCGTGTCGAGTTCGTCGCCGGCGACGATGGCGCCGCCGCCTTCGGTGTAGCGCAGGGCTCCGGTCGCGCGGATGGCTGCGGCGAGTTCGACAAACAGGCCGGGGATTCCGCCGGCCCGCTCGCACAGCGCGTCCAGCAGTGCGTGCGGAACGAATTCGGCGGGCGCGAGGACTGCGCGTGCCAGGGCGCGCGCGTCGGCCGGTGCGAGCGGAGGCAGGTCGATGCGCTCGATGCGCGCGGCCGTGGCCGCCCACCGCGGTCGCGTCGTCCACAGGATCGGATCGGTTGCGATCGCG from Deltaproteobacteria bacterium includes the following:
- a CDS encoding FHA domain-containing protein, which encodes MVYGAMSDRPTATFGIGRPDAGPDCVRQFHLEVVEGPARGTTWSSRDDVCVVGSHPLCNLRVDDDTVSRFHCELRVVSDGVIVTDTGSRNGTFVDGVRVVHAYLRDGSLVRLGRTVVRFEFGVDSNRLSLSDRRSFGILVGESPAMRQVFAYLERAAATDATVLIEGETGTGKTAAARSLHMESARRDGPFVTVDCGALPPTLLESELFGHERGAFTGADVRRIGAFEEASGGTLFLDEIGELPLELQPKLLGVLENRQIRRVGGTGAVDVDVRICAATNRDLRAEVNAGRFRSDLYYRLAVVHFTLPPLRRRPEDVPALARAILQGLGAPDDRVDALLAPDRIARLQRAAWPGNTRELKNYLERCLVFDDMAPVAGPVDAAPPPVDASVPFADARRRAIDQFERAYVEDLLRRHGGRVTEAAVAAGVDRTYIYRLLRRHRLAKPGGAADSTSGSAAR
- a CDS encoding serine/threonine protein kinase translates to MRPAPGAPAAAGPPRRLPPPVAAMTGRADDAVDLYGDILGAGAVVGRWVVVERAGGGGFGDVYRARSAGGGEDDAAVKVLRAALVSSTRALRRFRAEAAAVDRLRHPAIPRLLDTGSLHDGRPYVATEWWPGRPLSALLAAGPLPPARAAAIAAPVAGALSAAHAAGIVHRDVKPANVLVADGEPPRVALVDFGIAKLVDDRPAERTATASRVGTPTAMAPEQIRGEPVDARADVYAFGVLLYEMVAGRPPFVAPTPDEIELMHLNAPPPPPSAFAAVPDGVDAVVLRCLAKNPAHRPGSIAEVMDAFREVATGPSPAPRRPVDCVAVYVSAPPAVGSARDRAGAIASAADRLAAAGLTPVAQFGLSVIAAAPAARVSPAAALAHADAVGAQWPDLAIAVAVGPAYAAGGQPDDGPLFDGTRWPSPAVAGYRAADPDVLSAAPPGLASRWRRSNR